The proteins below come from a single bacterium genomic window:
- a CDS encoding NAD-dependent epimerase/dehydratase family protein, producing MQGKKILVTGGAGYLGCLLCPLLIERGAQIRVFDRLYFGESGLLSVLQRDSFELVKGDVRSIEKFPWLLDDVWAVVHLASLANDPSCDLSPTMAEQINHVGTVKLAQMAQSRGVERFVFASSASVYGACGDKLVSEVSPLSPVSLYARLKIKSERALLGMSDEHFAVTVLRQATLYGYSPRMRFDLAINLMTLSAVEKHEIIVMGGGAQWRPFLHVRDAAIAIATVLSAERNLVDSEVFNVGSNEHNFMIRDLAEIVAAEVPGTRIKVAPDDADRRSYRVRFDRIKERLDYRASLSPAEGVSEIVTAMREDRLSEPYSSRYFNVIHLKHLMNIPVAEGGETSRTTMLKNRLPAISSSDRERLSDRLKSVADGQLGDPIGGFESSLRETFEVSAALLLHSHYLALLGAFSLLDRSSFKRIIVHPFADARVYAAASQLGLSPIICEIDERTLCFDLAKLEQHVEKGVSAIVAGSILDVPEPLETLQSMADEARCALIVDAHNLLGATVLDRDIASYGSVAVLDFGVDQTVTTLGGGAMLLDDPSLKERVWDFLACRLAEGPQPFVQRQLGLAPLSAMLGASNLERLYDTAATCRNLQAVYDELLSDSPYVRTAHPLEGTQRSGSRYPVFVDFHKLTLDAWRVEQLMIAEKVEASRPGDCAVQMAIARSRGQTRKRPTNISPVAAGLLSQLIFLPLYSGMTADDVADAAQALLKLISYFVRSE from the coding sequence TGCCTGCTCTGTCCGCTACTCATTGAGCGAGGCGCCCAGATCCGGGTCTTTGACCGGCTCTATTTTGGCGAGAGCGGCCTGCTGAGCGTTTTGCAGCGGGACAGTTTCGAGCTAGTCAAGGGGGACGTGCGGTCGATAGAGAAGTTCCCTTGGCTTCTGGACGATGTTTGGGCGGTAGTGCATTTGGCGAGTTTGGCGAACGACCCATCTTGCGACCTCTCGCCGACTATGGCCGAGCAGATCAATCACGTAGGGACAGTGAAGCTCGCTCAGATGGCACAGTCGCGGGGGGTCGAGCGGTTTGTTTTCGCGTCATCTGCGAGCGTTTATGGGGCGTGTGGTGACAAGTTAGTGAGCGAGGTGTCGCCGCTTTCGCCGGTCTCGCTTTACGCCAGGCTCAAGATCAAATCGGAGCGGGCGCTTTTGGGGATGTCGGACGAGCACTTCGCCGTCACGGTGCTTCGGCAGGCGACGCTCTATGGGTATTCACCGAGGATGCGTTTTGACCTCGCGATCAACCTGATGACGCTGAGCGCAGTTGAGAAGCACGAGATAATCGTGATGGGCGGCGGCGCACAGTGGCGGCCGTTTCTGCACGTGAGGGATGCGGCGATTGCGATTGCGACTGTTCTTTCCGCCGAGCGGAATTTGGTGGATTCCGAGGTCTTCAACGTTGGCTCAAACGAGCATAATTTCATGATTCGGGACCTGGCGGAGATAGTGGCCGCGGAGGTTCCCGGGACTAGGATTAAGGTTGCGCCGGACGACGCCGATAGGAGGTCATATCGAGTTAGGTTCGACAGGATCAAGGAAAGGCTCGATTACAGGGCCAGCTTGTCGCCAGCTGAAGGGGTGAGTGAGATCGTAACGGCGATGCGGGAAGACCGTCTGTCCGAGCCTTACAGCAGCAGATACTTCAACGTCATACACTTGAAGCACTTGATGAACATCCCCGTCGCTGAGGGTGGCGAGACTTCGAGGACCACCATGCTCAAGAACCGGCTGCCGGCGATCAGCAGCTCGGACAGGGAAAGGCTTTCGGACCGGCTGAAGAGCGTGGCCGACGGCCAACTTGGAGACCCGATCGGTGGTTTCGAGAGCTCGCTGCGCGAGACGTTCGAGGTCTCGGCGGCGCTATTGCTGCACTCGCACTACCTCGCTCTTCTAGGGGCTTTCTCGCTTCTGGACCGCAGTTCATTCAAGCGCATTATCGTCCATCCCTTTGCGGATGCGAGGGTCTATGCCGCCGCCTCGCAGCTGGGGTTGAGCCCGATAATCTGCGAGATCGATGAGCGGACGCTGTGCTTTGACCTGGCCAAGCTTGAACAGCACGTAGAGAAGGGTGTTTCGGCCATCGTGGCTGGTTCCATACTCGACGTGCCTGAACCGCTGGAGACGCTCCAGTCGATGGCGGACGAGGCGCGGTGCGCGCTGATTGTTGACGCACACAATCTTTTGGGCGCGACCGTTCTTGACAGAGACATCGCGTCTTATGGGTCGGTTGCGGTGCTTGACTTTGGGGTCGATCAGACCGTAACCACGCTTGGCGGCGGTGCCATGTTGCTGGACGATCCGTCACTGAAAGAGCGGGTTTGGGACTTTCTCGCATGTCGTCTAGCTGAGGGTCCCCAACCGTTTGTGCAGAGGCAGCTGGGGCTAGCCCCGCTCTCTGCAATGCTGGGGGCATCGAACCTCGAGCGGCTGTACGACACAGCGGCAACCTGTCGCAACTTGCAGGCCGTGTATGACGAGCTGCTATCGGATTCCCCCTATGTCCGGACCGCTCATCCGCTCGAGGGAACACAGCGATCAGGCAGCCGCTATCCCGTGTTCGTTGATTTTCACAAACTAACCCTTGATGCGTGGCGGGTCGAGCAGCTGATGATAGCGGAGAAGGTCGAGGCCTCCCGACCGGGAGATTGTGCGGTCCAGATGGCGATCGCAAGGTCGCGCGGCCAGACCAGGAAGCGGCCAACCAATATCTCACCAGTGGCGGCGGGATTGCTCTCTCAGCTCATCTTTCTCCCACTTTACTCGGGTATGACAGCCGACGACGTTGCCGATGCCGCCCAGGCTTTGCTGAAGCTGATAAGCTACTTCGTTCGCTCAGAATGA
- the aspS gene encoding aspartate--tRNA ligase: MTSSSENELTVEGLRPELKRTHYCGDLSQSDVGKQVVVNGWVHKVRDLGGLVFVDLRDRSGIVQLAVDVQQRPELAERCKQLRSEFVVSAAGKVELRPQETKRDEAGAGAIEVRLESLALFSRADVPPFVIQDDVKAKDELRLRYRYLDLRRPVMAKRLTTRHVAMQETRRVLSEAGFLEVETPFLIRSTPEGARDYLVPSRVRQGSFYALPQSPQLLKQLLMVGGIDRYFQIARCFRDEDLRANRQPEFTQIDIEMSFGDESDVFDVAERVVCAVYKKVLGVEMTRPFLTMTFDEAMSLYGSDCPDVRYELKLSDVTERFRDSSFVPFAEAVGAGERVVGLCVPGGSGYSRKVIDSLSAIVRPLGVFGLVWVKLSPDGVKSSMKKETGGSFAESLIQSIGAKQGDMLLLGSGPRLKLQTAMGRLRQHLAREAKLIPEGRYVPLWVTEFPLFEMDEETGETVPKHHPFTSILPEDEPLLETDPLRVRGRLYDLVVNDQEIASGSVRIFDPELQQRVLKTVGIGEEEARRRFGFFLDALRFGTPPHCGIAFGFDRMVMQLCGVNSISEVIAFPKTTAASCLMTNAPAPVDEAALDELGLRLKSNL, encoded by the coding sequence GTGACAAGTAGTAGCGAGAACGAACTGACGGTCGAGGGGCTGAGGCCCGAGCTGAAACGGACGCACTACTGCGGAGACCTCTCGCAGAGCGACGTCGGCAAACAGGTTGTTGTCAACGGGTGGGTGCATAAGGTTCGGGACCTCGGTGGGCTTGTGTTCGTCGATTTGCGGGACAGAAGCGGCATCGTTCAGCTCGCGGTTGACGTGCAACAAAGGCCCGAGCTGGCGGAGAGATGCAAACAGCTGCGCTCGGAGTTCGTGGTCTCGGCCGCTGGCAAGGTTGAGCTCAGGCCCCAGGAGACCAAAAGGGATGAGGCGGGCGCGGGAGCGATCGAGGTTCGGCTCGAGTCGCTAGCCCTTTTCTCAAGAGCCGATGTTCCGCCTTTCGTGATACAGGACGATGTCAAAGCGAAGGACGAGCTTCGGCTGAGGTATCGCTACCTCGACCTAAGGCGTCCCGTGATGGCCAAGCGGCTGACGACCCGCCACGTCGCGATGCAGGAGACGAGGCGCGTGCTGTCCGAGGCGGGCTTCCTTGAGGTCGAGACGCCCTTTTTGATAAGAAGCACCCCCGAGGGGGCGCGCGATTACCTGGTCCCGAGCCGTGTCAGGCAGGGCAGTTTCTACGCGCTTCCACAGTCGCCTCAGCTGCTAAAGCAGCTCCTGATGGTGGGTGGCATCGACCGCTATTTTCAGATCGCACGCTGCTTTCGGGACGAAGATTTAAGGGCTAATCGGCAGCCTGAGTTCACTCAGATAGACATCGAGATGTCGTTTGGCGACGAGTCCGACGTTTTCGACGTAGCGGAACGGGTAGTTTGCGCCGTTTACAAGAAAGTCCTTGGCGTCGAGATGACCCGTCCGTTTCTGACCATGACATTCGATGAGGCGATGAGTCTGTATGGGTCTGACTGCCCTGACGTTCGGTATGAACTGAAGTTGAGTGATGTTACAGAGCGATTCCGGGACAGCAGTTTCGTCCCATTTGCCGAAGCTGTGGGAGCGGGAGAGCGCGTCGTGGGCTTGTGCGTCCCGGGTGGGTCTGGCTATTCCCGGAAGGTCATCGATTCTCTATCGGCAATTGTGCGTCCGCTCGGTGTCTTTGGACTTGTGTGGGTCAAGTTGAGCCCGGACGGGGTCAAGAGCTCTATGAAGAAGGAGACCGGGGGGTCATTCGCCGAAAGCCTTATCCAGAGCATAGGCGCCAAGCAGGGAGACATGCTGCTTTTGGGTTCGGGACCCAGGCTGAAGCTTCAGACTGCGATGGGTCGGCTGCGGCAGCATCTTGCGCGGGAGGCGAAGCTCATCCCAGAGGGTAGATACGTCCCGCTGTGGGTTACAGAGTTTCCGCTGTTCGAGATGGATGAGGAGACCGGGGAAACAGTCCCGAAACACCACCCATTCACCAGCATCCTGCCCGAGGACGAACCGCTGCTTGAGACCGACCCACTGAGGGTCAGGGGCAGGCTTTACGATCTGGTCGTCAACGATCAGGAGATCGCCAGCGGTAGCGTCAGGATATTCGATCCCGAGCTTCAACAGCGGGTGCTAAAAACCGTAGGCATCGGCGAGGAGGAGGCGAGGCGCCGCTTCGGCTTTTTTCTCGACGCGCTTAGGTTCGGGACGCCGCCCCACTGTGGCATTGCGTTCGGCTTCGACAGGATGGTTATGCAGCTTTGTGGGGTCAACTCGATCTCCGAGGTAATAGCCTTCCCCAAGACGACCGCAGCGTCGTGCCTCATGACCAACGCCCCCGCCCCGGTCGATGAGGCGGCGCTCGACGAGTTGGGTCTGCGGCTCAAGTCGAATCTTTGA
- a CDS encoding DUF4145 domain-containing protein has protein sequence MYPKGRFREACPEEVPAEVAADYNEACKVIDISPTAAAALARRCMQFILVKAGGAPEKKMVKDKSGGQREVDSTLFDQIGFVINNKRAPEWVLEQLQPTRKVGNFAAHAKKDVTGQILRTEPDEAEWTLEVLKTLFDFYYVAPAKAKQRLLAVEKKQQKAEK, from the coding sequence TTGTATCCAAAGGGGCGGTTTCGGGAGGCGTGCCCCGAAGAGGTGCCCGCCGAGGTCGCAGCGGACTACAACGAGGCGTGCAAGGTCATAGATATCAGCCCAACCGCAGCGGCCGCTCTCGCGAGGCGTTGTATGCAGTTCATCCTTGTGAAGGCGGGAGGTGCTCCTGAGAAGAAAATGGTCAAAGACAAGTCGGGTGGACAGAGAGAAGTGGATAGCACGCTCTTTGATCAGATAGGATTTGTTATCAACAACAAGAGGGCGCCGGAATGGGTGCTTGAACAGCTCCAGCCCACGAGAAAGGTCGGGAATTTCGCGGCTCATGCCAAAAAGGATGTAACGGGACAGATCCTCAGGACAGAGCCAGACGAGGCCGAGTGGACGCTTGAGGTACTCAAGACACTGTTTGATTTCTACTATGTGGCTCCCGCAAAGGCCAAACAACGGCTATTGGCAGTGGAAAAGAAACAACAGAAGGCAGAAAAGTGA